One segment of Nostoc piscinale CENA21 DNA contains the following:
- a CDS encoding VapE domain-containing protein, whose product MIASTLQSVNSCASRHWDEWKSSAISDEIINLNFRTIEDSSEIDKILNRNNKRRWKHSEDLVPAWCVAGVDPLTDEPTLQGVQVKPDNPPLGKDGKPQKYFGAKDFDTAPLFLNNGLAGYWKSIIDDILKYVLITEGAKKAASGLSIGIPTISIPGVSTCRKKGRLHPLLELFAVLGRTFYLAFDNDVLKKKQVQNSLLGMAKELAAKGSKVMVIMLPEGEAKGMDDYIALHGEEAFKQLIKDALTFEEWKEHIDSLESEDEPYKRKSKVARNFQIINDRWGENLRYNTLKKRVELHGSELPADDVRLAAALEFDVDMSTSDVLSIVRTISKANAYSPVVDYLDEVEAKFPDINPSFLNNLAGEYFGTTDPMHTTYFIKFLVAAVARARKPGEKVDSVFMLASQKQGLYKSTFFRVLFGDDWYSDQLGDASDKDERQKMHLYWCLEWAEFETVYKKKDVATLKNFITALEDVFRAPYDRVPITYPRSCIFVGTTNEQEILNDPTGDRRFWVVPVKKRIDVVRVMRDKDKIWAAANALYKSGFEWKLTDEEESRREILNRDYHNIDPWSEVIETHITANNLKFVSTESLYRLLDIEVAHRTGAESRRISNIMRRLGWGHSRAKIDGVWRRGWAIEQSENKNCDFSQNAIFDGSHGSTSESQSIQDTQVDPCLCHDMDRHGSKGSSFPQVPNNTEQMLIPEIHLDPCPKSDMDQLEPSPHLADPCDPCQSAILTKTQDFFDHNIKPTQPANESTGDRAVETPPPAKKNIGVGQVWWWLPFNQKVEIAEINNRSRKATVKSLKTGRTAPAKYTELYLLPDENWTLNIGHLVDYAGEICVIVGRDQQKGWQLESSSGLFMYAKSKQLKKPEL is encoded by the coding sequence ATGATTGCATCTACTCTTCAGAGTGTCAACTCATGTGCATCGCGACACTGGGATGAATGGAAATCAAGTGCTATTTCCGATGAAATAATAAATCTCAACTTTCGCACAATTGAAGATTCTAGCGAAATCGACAAAATACTAAATAGAAACAATAAAAGACGCTGGAAGCATTCAGAAGATTTAGTACCAGCATGGTGTGTAGCTGGTGTAGACCCCCTGACAGATGAACCGACACTACAAGGCGTTCAAGTTAAACCAGATAACCCACCTTTAGGTAAAGACGGTAAACCACAAAAGTATTTTGGTGCAAAAGATTTTGATACAGCACCACTGTTTTTAAACAATGGTTTAGCTGGGTATTGGAAATCAATAATTGATGACATTCTTAAATACGTACTCATTACAGAGGGTGCTAAAAAAGCAGCATCAGGGTTATCAATTGGTATTCCTACCATCAGTATTCCTGGTGTATCAACTTGCCGAAAAAAAGGAAGATTACATCCACTTTTAGAACTTTTTGCTGTACTAGGAAGAACATTCTATTTAGCCTTTGATAACGACGTACTTAAAAAGAAACAAGTACAGAATTCACTATTGGGTATGGCTAAAGAATTAGCCGCCAAAGGTAGCAAGGTCATGGTGATCATGTTGCCTGAAGGTGAAGCTAAAGGTATGGATGATTACATCGCCTTGCATGGTGAAGAAGCTTTCAAACAGTTGATTAAAGATGCGCTTACCTTTGAGGAATGGAAGGAACACATTGATTCTCTGGAATCAGAGGATGAGCCTTACAAGCGGAAATCCAAAGTAGCCCGAAACTTTCAGATAATTAATGACCGATGGGGTGAAAATCTGCGCTACAACACCTTAAAGAAAAGAGTTGAGCTACACGGCTCAGAACTCCCTGCTGATGATGTGCGATTAGCGGCGGCTCTCGAATTCGATGTTGATATGTCTACTTCAGATGTTCTCTCAATTGTTCGCACCATATCGAAAGCCAACGCTTATTCTCCCGTTGTTGATTACCTGGATGAAGTAGAAGCAAAATTTCCAGACATCAACCCATCATTTTTAAACAATCTGGCTGGGGAATACTTTGGCACTACCGACCCCATGCACACAACTTATTTCATCAAGTTTTTGGTTGCAGCTGTCGCCCGTGCCAGGAAGCCAGGGGAGAAGGTTGACTCTGTTTTTATGTTGGCATCTCAAAAGCAGGGATTATATAAGTCAACCTTCTTCAGAGTTCTGTTTGGGGATGATTGGTACAGCGACCAGTTAGGTGATGCCAGCGACAAGGATGAAAGACAGAAAATGCACCTTTACTGGTGTTTGGAGTGGGCAGAATTTGAAACCGTTTACAAGAAAAAGGACGTAGCAACCCTCAAAAATTTCATTACTGCATTAGAAGATGTTTTTCGAGCGCCTTATGACAGAGTACCCATAACTTATCCGCGTTCCTGCATATTTGTTGGCACTACAAATGAGCAAGAGATTCTCAATGACCCAACAGGTGACAGACGGTTTTGGGTTGTGCCAGTGAAGAAACGAATCGACGTGGTTCGAGTAATGCGGGACAAGGATAAAATCTGGGCTGCGGCCAATGCACTGTACAAATCTGGTTTTGAGTGGAAGCTAACTGATGAAGAAGAATCCCGGCGGGAGATACTCAACCGCGATTATCACAATATTGACCCGTGGTCGGAAGTTATCGAAACGCATATCACTGCTAACAATTTAAAATTCGTATCAACCGAAAGTCTTTACCGTCTACTGGATATTGAAGTGGCTCATCGCACCGGAGCCGAATCAAGACGAATCTCTAATATTATGCGCCGTCTGGGTTGGGGTCATAGTCGAGCCAAGATTGATGGCGTTTGGCGACGTGGTTGGGCTATTGAACAATCTGAAAATAAAAATTGTGATTTTTCTCAAAACGCGATTTTTGATGGATCACATGGATCAACCTCTGAAAGCCAGTCTATACAAGACACTCAAGTTGATCCATGTCTTTGTCATGACATGGATCGACATGGATCTAAGGGATCAAGTTTTCCACAAGTTCCAAATAATACAGAGCAAATGTTGATCCCGGAGATCCATCTTGATCCATGTCCAAAATCAGACATGGATCAGCTAGAACCCTCTCCCCACCTAGCTGATCCATGTGATCCATGTCAAAGTGCGATTTTGACAAAAACTCAAGATTTTTTTGATCACAATATCAAACCGACACAACCAGCTAATGAGTCAACTGGCGATCGCGCGGTTGAAACTCCCCCGCCAGCTAAGAAAAATATTGGAGTTGGTCAGGTTTGGTGGTGGCTACCGTTCAATCAGAAAGTTGAGATAGCTGAAATCAACAACAGATCACGCAAAGCCACAGTTAAAAGCTTGAAAACTGGGCGAACTGCACCCGCCAAGTACACCGAACTTTACCTACTGCCTGATGAAAACTGGACATTAAATATTGGACATCTGGTTGATTACGCTGGTGAGATTTGTGTAATTGTTGGGCGTGACCAACAGAAGGGCTGGCAACTTGAGTCTAGTTCGGGGCTGTTCATGTATGCCAAGTCCAAACAACTTAAGAAGCCAGAGTTGTAG
- a CDS encoding KGK domain-containing protein, which translates to MSKKYRLGYPEDRAGLSDDDVVSAPGGLCFGMSDMVKMNSLMTAIISWTTAGRFPPPEHKWFTEEGFRCEVLRASGGGWMKGRFRFRLEFIPDEPALPPQKDPNSPLDDLRTNLDI; encoded by the coding sequence ATGAGTAAAAAATATCGACTTGGCTACCCTGAAGACAGGGCAGGCTTGAGCGATGACGATGTTGTGTCTGCTCCTGGGGGTTTATGTTTTGGCATGTCAGACATGGTTAAGATGAACTCGCTGATGACGGCTATCATTAGTTGGACTACGGCTGGCAGATTTCCTCCCCCTGAACACAAATGGTTTACGGAAGAAGGTTTTAGGTGCGAAGTCTTGAGAGCGAGTGGCGGAGGGTGGATGAAAGGCAGATTCAGATTTCGGTTAGAGTTTATCCCTGACGAACCAGCACTACCCCCGCAGAAAGACCCAAACTCACCACTTGATGATTTACGGACAAATTTAGACATATAA